DNA sequence from the Cardiobacteriaceae bacterium TAE3-ERU3 genome:
ACGGTATTGGTCCAGAAATCATGGCGCAAGCTGAGAAGGTATTGCGTGCCTTGATGGACGAAGGATTAGAGATCGAGCTGGAATACGGTGACCTTGGCGGCTGTGCTGTTGATAAGCATGGCGATCCGTATCCGGAAGAAACACGTAGAAAAGCGAATAATGCCAGTGCGGTATTGCTCGGTGCGGTTGGTGGTCCTAAATGGGACACAGAAGCGCGCCATTTACGCCCTGAAAGTGGCTTGCTCGCTATTCGTAAGGACTTGGGGTTATTTGCCAACCTACGTCCAGTCAATGTTTTTCCGGCATTAGCGGATCGTTCGAGCCTCAAACGTGAGTATGTGGCAGGATTGGATTTGTTAATTGTACGCGAACTCACTGGCGGTATTTATTTTGGTCAACCACGTGGCTTGGGAAATACAGATGATGGGCTGCGTGAAGGCTTTAATACTTTACGCTATAACGAAGAGGAAGTACGCCGTATTGCTCGTGTTGCATTTGAAGCAGCAGCGGGGCGCTCTGGGCAGTTGTGCTCGGTCGATAAAATGAATGTACTTGAAGCTTCGCAGTTGTGGCGCGAAGTGGTTGAAGAAGTGGCTAAAGACTATCCGTCGGTGACGCTGTCGCATATGCTGGTTGATAATGCCGCCATGCAGCTGGTGCGCGCGCCAAAGCAATTTGACGTTATTCTCACCAGCAATTTGTTTGGCGATATTTTGTCCGATCAGGCATCGATGCTATCCGGCTCGATTGGCTTATTGCCATCTGCATCTTTGCGTGGTGATGGTGTGGGTTTGTTTGAGCCTATCCACGGCTCAGCGCCTGATATTGCTGGTAGTGGTAAAGCCAATCCATTGGCGATGATCTTGTCTGTTGCCTTGATGCTACGTCATAGTTTAGCGCAGCCACAAATGGCAGAATGTATTGAAGTGGCTGTTTCAAATGTGCTTGATGCAGGCTTATTGAGTGCAGATTTAGTTTCTGGAACACAGCAGCCCCTTTCGACGGATGAACTCGGTGATAAGATTGTAGAACAATTGTAAACTAGCTTATTAGCAAACATTTAATTGAGATAATGAGCCTGTTATACTGGGAAAAATTAGCTTAATCACTAAGAGCCAAGCGCTCTCTGAACATTGCATAAGGAAGTCATATGTACGCTACTGACAGTAAGTCAATTCGCACCATAATCGTTGGCGTATTCGCCGCTGGATTGTTGCAATTTGCTCATGCTTTTGGCCTAGGTCCTATTACGGTAAACTCCCATTTAGGAGAACCACTGCGAGCGACAATTAACGTCACTGATCTTGATGCTAGTCAAAAGGGTAACACTGTAGTGAGTGTTGCTGGCAGTGAAGCATATCGCAGTCGTGGTATTGAAAAACTGCCTAGCCATGAGCAATTAAGAGTATCCTTACAGTCTTCCGCAACAGGGCACTATATCAATATCTCAACGCCTAATATAGTGCGCGAACCATTCATTACCTTTGTGTTGAGTGTGAAGCATAACGGTAAAGAAACCTTGCGAGAGTATACAGTTTTCTTGGATCCTGCAACGGATGGCTTGGCTATTCCATCTATCACTTCTCCTGCAAAAAACGATATTGATCCTGCAGAAGGAGCTTCAGATGCATCAAGTAAAATTAAATTACTTGTTAACCAGCCGGCTGCAGCTACATCAAATGGTTGGCAAGGTAAGCCATCTAAGCCTATAGAGTCAGCCAGTGATCGTATAAAGAAAGACAATTGGCAAGGACGTAGTTATGGTCCAGTTAAAAAAGGGGAAACACTTTTTTCTATTGCGGAAAAAGTGAGGCCATCACCTGACTATCCAATTCAGACAATTATGCGCCAAATTTACCGAGAAAATCCAAGTGCTTTTAACAGCAATCAGCTTAGTAGTTTAATGGCCGGATATCGCTTATCAATCCCTGTTTTTACCAAAGAGCTAGTACCGCTGCCTGCCGACACAGCAAAATCTACAGCTTCTACGGCTAAATCTATAAAACAGGCTGCACCTATAAATTCTGAGGCAGCAAATGTAGCTTCAGATACATCAGTAGTACAAGTACAAGAGGTCAATGATGTAAATGAAAAAGCGGGTCAGGATGATAATTCAGATGGTCAGAAAATAGAAGAAGGTAGTATTTCTCTTGATGTTGTAGCAAGTGGTGATTCAGCAGATTTTGCTTCTAATAGTGAGGAAAGTAATGTTGGGTCAGTTTTACATAATACTGACAGTGAAGTAGATCAAAGTGAAAAACCTAACCTGACAGCTTTAAGTAATTTAAATCCTGAGTCAGTCGAGGGCGAATTTGAGTCTGAAGCGGTTGAAATGTCGGATCGAATACAGCGAACCGATGGAAGTATTGCTACTGAAAGTCAGGAAAATGTAGTCTTGGCTAATATGGATAATACTGTAGAAGAGCATGACAATACAGTAGTATCGGGCAACGCACAGCAGAGTTCAAATGATGGTGCAGCTGAAGGAGCTGCTACGACAACTGCTTCCGTAGCTAATCCTGAATTATCTACATCTGATTTAGTCATTGAGGAGGAACGTTCTGTTGATAAACAAGCGTCACAAAGCTTCCTTAGCACTACTTATGCTTTCTTGCCAATGTGGCAATGGCTGGTTATTGGCGCTTTATTATTGGCATCAATTGCGTTATTACTGTTTAGGCAGCGTAAGAAACATGAAGTAGATGCGTATGACACGCTAGATGAAGATGAAATGGATGCAGTGTTAGCAAAAATAAATGCACTGGAAAGAGAGGATGGTCATGAAAATGTTAGCGCTAAACCAATGCTAACGGAACTCGATAGCTATCCTGATTTTGAAAATAATAATATTGAACAATCAGAGTGGAAAAATGAGATTGCTCTTGATGAGTTAGATGATTACGAAACTGATCAGCATGATAAAGCAACAGAAGGCTGGGAGGGTTCTAGTGAAAGGGATCCTGATATCGCTGTTGAAAAGGAAGATTATGATTTCTTCCTTGCTGAAAATGAAGAAGTGGCTGAAACGAGGAAATCTGAGTATTCTCATATCGAAAAGGACCTTAATTTTGATATTGACCTCGGAAGTTTGGAAAGAAATTTCGGTACGACAGCAGATCTGGAAAATTTGTCAGAAGAAGATAATTTAGACTTCTTTAGTGAGAAGCCTAATAATGAGGCTGTTGAGTTAAATCCTATTTTGAATGAGGATCCATCAGAGAAAGGTGATTTGGCTTGGTTAGATGAAGAAAATGATCTTGATGATTTGTTTATTAGTGATAGCAATTTTGAGCAAGAGAATGCTAGCGAAAGTAGTACGAGTACAGATCAAAAGAAATTGGAAGTAGAGGTGCCTTTTGTCGCTGATGAGGTATTAGCAGACAGTGCTGAGCCAGCTGTAGCAGTTAATACTGCAGAAATGGAGATCAATTTGGATCTTGCAGTGTCATTTATTGCAACAGGTCATGGAGAGCGAGCAATCATATGGCTTGAAGAGGTACTTGAAGTGGGCACAGATGAGCAAAAAGCACGCGCAAAAGCACTGATGGATAAAGTACGTGGTGCATGATGCGCTATGCAGTAGCTGTTGAATACGATGGTACGCATTACTCGGGCTGGCAGCGCCAGCCCTTTTTTGCGCAAACAATTCAAGAACAAGTTGAACAGGCACTAAGTAAGGTTGCGAACCATCCTGTTGAAGTTGTCTGTGCTGGCCGTACAGATGCAGGAGTTCATGCTTTACAGCAGATTATACATTTTGACAGTGATGCTGCTCGTGATACTTATGCATGGCTTGCTGGTTGTAATCGCTATTTGCCTGCAGATATTCGCCTACAATGGGTACATTGCGTCAATGATGAATTCCATGCGCGTTACAGCGCCAAACGTCGCCGTTATCGCTATCTAATCCGTACTAGGCATCAACCATCGGCACTATGGCGTATGCGCTGTTATTGGCACCGCTACCCTCTAGATATTGAAGCGATGCGTGAAGGGGCTCAGTATTTAATCGGTGAACACGATTTTAGTGCCTTTCGTGCAGCTGAATGTCAGGCTCAGACGCCAAACCGGTTCATTGAATCAATTAGCATTCATGGTGATGGCGATTGGTTATGGGTAGATGTCTGTGGTAATGCCTTTTTACACCATATGATTCGTAATATTGTTGGTACCTTGCTTCCTGTTGGTTCCGGCAAGCAGGATCCACTGTGGGTTAATGCAGTTTTGCAAAGCCGGGATCGTCGTGAAGCTGGTATTACTGCTCCAGCACACGGATTGTATTTTGTTGATGCGCAGTATGAAAGTGAGTTCAATTTGCCTCCATTCGTATTGGATCAAGGGGGATTGTGGTAATGCTACTTACGCTGCCCATCGTTAATGGTGTCGATATTGCGCAAATTGATACATTAATTCTTAAAACGCAAAGTATCAGTCATGCAATGCTGATGGAGGAAGCAGCAGCTGCTTGCACTGATTGGCTGATCAATCGCCATGATAGGAAGACTGCTTTTCTTGTCTTATGTGGAGCTGGTAATAATGGTGGGGACGGCTTGGCTATTGCGCGTAGGTTATTCATGGCTGGCTATCGTGTTCGCGTCTTTTCTGAGCAAGGAAAAACGGGGTCATTGCAGCTACAGCAATACCAACGTACAAAAAAGCTTTTACCAATTGGCCACTTGGGTGAAGCGTGGTTTGAGCAGCGTGATGAAGTGGTTATTGATGCCTTATTTGGTGTAGGTTTACGCGGTTCTATCCGTGCGCCTTACGGTGAATATATACGTCGTATCAACTCAATGCAGGCGAAGGAATGTATTGCCATTGATATGCCATCAGGCCTCACAGATGATGGAGCAAATGCTGATCAGCTTGTTGTTCAAGCTGATGCTACACTATCGCTATGTGTACCCAAGCACAATCAATTATGGGCGTGCCATGAGCGATATATTGGTAATTTACATGTATTGCCCTTAGCCTCAGCACAAACTGCCCTAAATGCCTGGTCAGCTTCTCCTCAGTGGTTAACATCTGAATGGATTACAGCGCAGCATCCGGCGCAGCAACGTTTCGCTCATAAAGGCAGCTTTGGGCGTGTATCCATAGCAGCAGGAGGGCATGGTATGGCTGGTGCAGCGATTATGTCTGCAGCGGCTTGTTTGCGCAGCGGCACAGGGTTAAGTACGTTACACATTACAGAAAATCTACATGCTGCAATACATGCGGCATTACCGGAAGTGATGTTGTCTCAAGAAGCGAAACCTCCTGTCAATGCAGACGTTCTGGCGATGGGACCTGGTTGGGGGCAAAGCAGTGAGCGCGAGAGACAATTAACTGAATGGCTAGCTGCCCCATGCAGGGCCAGAGTAGTTGATGCAGATGCCTTGAATTTGCTTGCCCAGCTACCAATGAACTTACATAAACTACCCGATAATACGATATTGACACCACATCCTGTGGAGTTTTCGCGCTTGACAGGAGAAGCGATACCAGAAAACGATGACCGTATTCAGCAAGCCCGTGAGTATGCAATGAAGTGGGATGTAACGGTTGTACTGAAAGGAAAATATAGCGTGATTGCCAGTAAGGAAGGGAATGTCTGGATTAATCCAACGGGCAATAGTGCGCTTGCTAAAGGCGGTAGTGGTGACGTATTGACCGGTATGATCGCAGGCTATCTTGCTCAGGGGTATAATCCGGAAGTTGCAGCAACTATGGCCGTTTACTATCACGGTTTGGCCGCTGACTTGGTGATCCGGCAAAAAAATGCCCGCGCAGTTGTTGCGCGGGATATTGTGGAAATGCTAGCTCAATTACCCATTTGATGGGGAAAGATTAATCACTGATGAGTGGTACACCAGTAATGGATTGCGCGTCTGAGAGTGTGACTCCGTCAGCCAGTTCAACGACTTTTAAGCCAGATTCATGGACATCAAAAACCCCTTGGTCTGTAATGATTCTATTGACGACACCAGTTGCAGTAAGAGGTAAGGAACATTCAGGAACAATCTTTGGTTGACCTTTCTTGGTGGCATGCTCCATCAGTACTATGACGCGTTGTACTCCGACAACCAGATCCATCGCACCACCCATGCCTTTAACCATTTTGCCGGGGATCATCCAGTTAGCCAGATCGCCTTTATCAGTGACTTCCATAGCGCCCAGAATTGCAAGGTTTACATGACCACCGCGGATCATGGCAAACGATTCACTACTAGAGAAGTAGCTTGCGCCTTTGGTGGCGGTGACAGTTTGTTTGCCGGCATTAATTAGATCAGCGTCAATTTCTGCTTCGGTTGGGAATGCACCAATACCTAGTAGTCCATTTTCTGATTGTAGAACGACGTCCATTCCTTCAGGAATATAGTTAGCAACAAGTGTAGGCAAGCCAATGCCGAGATTGACGTAAAAGCCGCTTTGCAGTTCTTTGGCTGCACGTTGAGCCATTTGTTCTCTATTCCATGCCATGGTTATTCTCCTGAGCGTGTTGTGCGCTGTTCGATACGTTTTTCCGGATGTGTGTTGACGACCAGCCGTTGGACATATATACCTGAGAGATGAACTTCATCAGGATCGATATCACCAATTTCAACTATTTCTTCGACTTCCGCGATGGTTATTTTCCCAGCCATGGCACAGTCAGGATTAAAGTTGCGTGCGGTCTTACGGAAGATGAGGTTGCCACTGCGGTCTGCCTTCCAGGCTTTAACTAATGCAACATCTACATGCTCAAAAGCGTGCTCAAGCAAATATTCATGCTCACCAAAAACACGAGTTTCTTTACCTTCGGCAACTTTTGTACCAACACCTGTACGGGTATAGAACGCAGCAATACCAGCACCCGTAGCGCGCAATTTTTCTGCTAATGTGCCTTGTGGAGTCAATTCTACTTCCAATTCGCCTGAGAGATATTGGCGTTCAAACTCTTTGTTTTCACCAACATAGGAAGAAATCATCTTTTTGACTTGCTTGCTTTCTAGAAGAACGCCAAGGCCAAAACCATCAACGCCTGCGTTGTTACTGATACAGGTCAAATCGGATGCATTGGTATCGCGTAGGGCATCAATCAGTGCTTCAGGAATACCACACAAGCCAAAGCCGCCAACTGCAATCGTAGCGCCATCTGTAATGACATCTTGCAATGCTTCTTTTGCATTGGGAAACGTTTTATCCATGCTTACTCCCGGAAATTATTTTCATTAGTTAAAATAAGCTTAACTTATCCTATTATATACAGTGACGCGTAGTTGTATCAAACTTTCCAAGGCTGGATTTTACACCTTGCTAAATTTATGCCGAATAACATAATTTCAAGCCGCTAAGCCAGTTATTTTGAAGGCTTTATTTGACTTGAAGATAAACTGCTGTTTTAGCTATCTCGATTGAGATACAAGCCTGTAATCAGTAGCTTGAAAATTAGATGCGTGTGTTGATACCGTGTTTTTGCAGATAAGCTTTGGCTTGTGCAATGGTGTATTCGCCAAAGTGGAAAA
Encoded proteins:
- the leuB gene encoding 3-isopropylmalate dehydrogenase; this translates as MNKVLLLPGDGIGPEIMAQAEKVLRALMDEGLEIELEYGDLGGCAVDKHGDPYPEETRRKANNASAVLLGAVGGPKWDTEARHLRPESGLLAIRKDLGLFANLRPVNVFPALADRSSLKREYVAGLDLLIVRELTGGIYFGQPRGLGNTDDGLREGFNTLRYNEEEVRRIARVAFEAAAGRSGQLCSVDKMNVLEASQLWREVVEEVAKDYPSVTLSHMLVDNAAMQLVRAPKQFDVILTSNLFGDILSDQASMLSGSIGLLPSASLRGDGVGLFEPIHGSAPDIAGSGKANPLAMILSVALMLRHSLAQPQMAECIEVAVSNVLDAGLLSADLVSGTQQPLSTDELGDKIVEQL
- the truA gene encoding tRNA pseudouridine(38-40) synthase TruA encodes the protein MMRYAVAVEYDGTHYSGWQRQPFFAQTIQEQVEQALSKVANHPVEVVCAGRTDAGVHALQQIIHFDSDAARDTYAWLAGCNRYLPADIRLQWVHCVNDEFHARYSAKRRRYRYLIRTRHQPSALWRMRCYWHRYPLDIEAMREGAQYLIGEHDFSAFRAAECQAQTPNRFIESISIHGDGDWLWVDVCGNAFLHHMIRNIVGTLLPVGSGKQDPLWVNAVLQSRDRREAGITAPAHGLYFVDAQYESEFNLPPFVLDQGGLW
- a CDS encoding NAD(P)H-hydrate dehydratase, whose product is MLLTLPIVNGVDIAQIDTLILKTQSISHAMLMEEAAAACTDWLINRHDRKTAFLVLCGAGNNGGDGLAIARRLFMAGYRVRVFSEQGKTGSLQLQQYQRTKKLLPIGHLGEAWFEQRDEVVIDALFGVGLRGSIRAPYGEYIRRINSMQAKECIAIDMPSGLTDDGANADQLVVQADATLSLCVPKHNQLWACHERYIGNLHVLPLASAQTALNAWSASPQWLTSEWITAQHPAQQRFAHKGSFGRVSIAAGGHGMAGAAIMSAAACLRSGTGLSTLHITENLHAAIHAALPEVMLSQEAKPPVNADVLAMGPGWGQSSERERQLTEWLAAPCRARVVDADALNLLAQLPMNLHKLPDNTILTPHPVEFSRLTGEAIPENDDRIQQAREYAMKWDVTVVLKGKYSVIASKEGNVWINPTGNSALAKGGSGDVLTGMIAGYLAQGYNPEVAATMAVYYHGLAADLVIRQKNARAVVARDIVEMLAQLPI
- a CDS encoding CoA transferase subunit B, coding for MAWNREQMAQRAAKELQSGFYVNLGIGLPTLVANYIPEGMDVVLQSENGLLGIGAFPTEAEIDADLINAGKQTVTATKGASYFSSSESFAMIRGGHVNLAILGAMEVTDKGDLANWMIPGKMVKGMGGAMDLVVGVQRVIVLMEHATKKGQPKIVPECSLPLTATGVVNRIITDQGVFDVHESGLKVVELADGVTLSDAQSITGVPLISD
- a CDS encoding CoA transferase subunit A codes for the protein MDKTFPNAKEALQDVITDGATIAVGGFGLCGIPEALIDALRDTNASDLTCISNNAGVDGFGLGVLLESKQVKKMISSYVGENKEFERQYLSGELEVELTPQGTLAEKLRATGAGIAAFYTRTGVGTKVAEGKETRVFGEHEYLLEHAFEHVDVALVKAWKADRSGNLIFRKTARNFNPDCAMAGKITIAEVEEIVEIGDIDPDEVHLSGIYVQRLVVNTHPEKRIEQRTTRSGE